Proteins encoded together in one Halorubellus sp. JP-L1 window:
- a CDS encoding SPFH domain-containing protein yields the protein MVLLPLQGAGGTIVLLLVVIVLVLAIAALASSVQIVNAYEKRAYTRFGKYQKLLDPGVNFVTPFVSKTYTFDMRTETLDVPRQEAITRDNSPVTADAVVYIKVMDAKKAFLEVDDYKRAVSNLAQTTLRAVIGDMELDDTLNKRQEINARIRKELDEPTDEWGVRVESVEVREVNPSKDVQQAMEQQTSAERRRRAMILEAQGERRSAIEEAQGEKQSNIIRAQGEKQSQILEAQGDAISTVLRAKSAEAMGERAIIDKGLESLENIGQSESTTFILPQELSSMLGRYGKHLTGSDVKTGDGELETKDFDEETREILGLDDIDEILGQIEEESEPDVEAMEEQAQAIKEGEDPADIQDPDDVIAEMEDEFNPATDEMDGEESQSN from the coding sequence ATGGTATTGCTACCACTGCAGGGTGCCGGCGGCACGATAGTGCTGCTGCTCGTCGTCATCGTGTTGGTCCTCGCGATCGCCGCTCTCGCCAGTTCCGTCCAGATAGTCAACGCGTACGAGAAGCGAGCGTACACCCGGTTTGGGAAGTACCAGAAGCTCCTGGACCCGGGCGTGAACTTCGTGACGCCGTTCGTGTCGAAGACGTACACGTTCGACATGCGCACGGAGACGCTCGACGTCCCGCGCCAGGAAGCGATCACGCGCGACAACTCGCCCGTGACCGCCGACGCCGTCGTCTACATCAAGGTCATGGACGCCAAGAAGGCGTTCCTCGAGGTCGACGACTACAAGCGCGCCGTCTCGAACCTCGCACAGACCACGCTACGGGCCGTCATCGGCGACATGGAGCTCGACGACACGCTCAACAAGCGCCAGGAGATCAACGCGCGCATCCGCAAGGAGCTCGACGAACCCACCGACGAGTGGGGGGTTCGCGTCGAGTCCGTCGAGGTCCGCGAGGTCAACCCCTCGAAGGACGTCCAGCAGGCGATGGAGCAGCAAACGTCCGCCGAGCGCCGGCGGCGTGCGATGATCCTCGAAGCGCAGGGTGAACGGCGCTCCGCGATCGAGGAAGCGCAGGGTGAGAAGCAGTCCAACATCATCCGCGCGCAGGGTGAGAAGCAGAGCCAGATCCTCGAGGCGCAGGGTGACGCAATCTCGACCGTGCTCCGCGCGAAGTCCGCGGAGGCGATGGGCGAGCGCGCCATCATCGACAAGGGCCTCGAGAGCCTGGAGAACATCGGGCAGAGCGAGTCGACGACGTTCATCCTCCCCCAGGAGCTCTCGAGCATGCTCGGCCGGTACGGGAAGCACCTCACGGGGAGCGACGTGAAGACCGGCGACGGCGAACTGGAGACGAAGGACTTCGACGAGGAGACCCGCGAGATCCTCGGGCTCGACGACATCGACGAGATCCTCGGTCAGATCGAGGAGGAGAGCGAGCCCGACGTCGAGGCCATGGAGGAGCAAGCGCAGGCGATCAAGGAGGGCGAGGACCCCGCGGACATCCAGGACCCGGACGACGTCATCGCGGAGATGGAGGACGAGTTCAATCCCGCGACCGACGAGATGGACGGCGAGGAGTCCCAGTCGAACTGA
- a CDS encoding MarR family transcriptional regulator, with amino-acid sequence MTEQDGVDEQKRATLRRFAALGAASPLATFSDADSRADASESDVRDAITGYLSTTPGAHFSKVRDDLQLGTGETQHHVRQLVEEGRVSVYRDGDYKRLYPAGEFSEFEMRALGYLRRETPRGMLVTLLRDSSATPSDLATELGVSRPTVSKYAGELEAAGLLSREDGYAVAAPETVLLLVVGYADSFDERAVALSREAADLVTFDA; translated from the coding sequence ATGACCGAACAGGACGGCGTCGACGAACAGAAGCGAGCGACGCTCCGGCGGTTCGCTGCGCTCGGCGCGGCGAGCCCGCTCGCGACGTTCTCGGACGCCGATTCGAGGGCGGACGCGAGCGAGAGCGACGTCCGCGACGCCATCACGGGGTACCTGTCGACGACGCCGGGCGCGCACTTCTCGAAGGTGCGCGACGACCTCCAGCTCGGGACGGGCGAGACCCAGCATCACGTCCGGCAGCTCGTCGAGGAGGGGCGGGTGTCGGTGTACCGGGACGGCGACTACAAGCGCCTGTATCCGGCCGGGGAGTTCTCGGAGTTCGAGATGCGCGCGCTCGGCTACCTGCGTCGGGAGACGCCGCGCGGGATGCTCGTGACGCTCCTGCGAGACTCGTCGGCGACGCCGTCGGACCTGGCCACCGAACTGGGCGTGTCGCGGCCGACGGTGAGCAAGTACGCGGGCGAACTGGAGGCCGCGGGGTTGCTGTCGCGCGAGGACGGGTACGCGGTGGCGGCGCCGGAGACGGTGTTGCTGCTCGTCGTCGGTTACGCGGACAGCTTCGACGAGCGCGCGGTCGCGCTCTCGCGCGAGGCGGCGGACCTCGTGACGTTCGACGCGTAG
- a CDS encoding HTH domain-containing protein: protein MTATLNVYLRAYTPISKSQDEVVAAARTLDATDRVDDCEFTEWPATVSLDRDVEAVDVYETVTAWGDANDVDVSTPFRLHTRTNPMTDDRESVLHTPVVYLTLEYDGDLAGVAPCTLPDGTHVTAKAFLDALQDERDPYRALATGALVA, encoded by the coding sequence ATGACCGCGACACTCAACGTCTACCTCAGGGCGTACACGCCGATCTCGAAGTCCCAGGACGAGGTCGTCGCCGCGGCACGCACGCTCGACGCCACCGACCGCGTCGACGACTGCGAGTTCACCGAATGGCCCGCGACCGTCTCCCTCGACCGCGACGTCGAAGCCGTCGACGTCTACGAGACCGTCACCGCGTGGGGCGACGCGAACGACGTCGACGTCAGCACCCCGTTCCGGCTCCACACCCGGACCAACCCGATGACGGACGACAGAGAGAGCGTCCTCCACACGCCAGTCGTCTACCTCACGCTCGAATACGACGGCGACCTCGCCGGCGTCGCCCCCTGCACGCTTCCCGACGGCACGCACGTCACCGCGAAGGCGTTCCTCGACGCCCTCCAGGACGAACGCGACCCGTACCGCGCACTGGCCACCGGCGCACTCGTCGCCTGA
- a CDS encoding flippase-like domain-containing protein: MSREFVEVSVVLPAYNEAATIRTTVETTLDALAAFLPPDAFEVIVAEDGCEDETPEIADEMAAADDRVRHFHADERLGRGGALERAFEASAGETLVYFDTDMATDMRHLEELVESVRTEGYDVATGSRWIAGREADRPAKRGVPSRVFNGLTRLFLRSDLQDHQCGFKAFDRAALLELMPVVQDQHWFWDTEVLVKAQRRGMRVKEFPVDWEPKGDTKVDLVRDVFGMGSQIVRTWWELSVSPRVNRRVGIVAGTLLTLVAIGLMPLYLDPGEVLDKMAGADPALVAASAVVYLLSWPLRGVRYRDILSEIGYDSDVGFLTGAIFISQTGNLVFPARAGDAVRAYVVKARRGIPYPSGFASLAVERVFDLLTITMLAGSVLIALVATGNAADLQAALAGEAASGDVGQSGQTAVYLAAVVGILAIGSVVAIVASARTDGNRIEAALQSISSDSYVGYVAGVLEQFVGDIQRVASDGRAFSVIAGSSVVIWTLDVLTAVVVMRAFGGFDVLALPWLLAVAFFAVSVGNLAKVLPLTPGGVGLYEGAFTLLVVALTPASVGAEVALAVAVVDHFVKNVVTVVGGLGSMLVLNVSLTEAVAESADEVDPAESEPAKQ; the protein is encoded by the coding sequence ATGAGTCGCGAGTTCGTCGAGGTGAGTGTCGTCCTCCCCGCGTACAACGAGGCGGCCACCATCAGGACCACGGTGGAGACGACCCTCGACGCGCTCGCCGCGTTCCTCCCGCCCGACGCGTTCGAGGTGATCGTCGCCGAGGACGGCTGCGAGGACGAGACGCCGGAGATCGCCGACGAGATGGCGGCGGCCGACGACCGCGTCCGGCACTTCCACGCCGACGAGCGACTCGGTCGCGGCGGCGCGCTCGAGCGCGCGTTCGAGGCGTCGGCGGGCGAGACGCTCGTGTACTTCGACACGGACATGGCGACCGACATGCGTCACCTGGAGGAACTCGTCGAGTCCGTCCGCACGGAGGGATACGACGTCGCGACCGGCTCCCGGTGGATCGCGGGCCGCGAAGCCGACCGTCCCGCCAAGCGCGGCGTCCCGAGTCGCGTCTTCAACGGCCTGACGCGACTGTTCCTCCGCTCCGACCTCCAGGACCACCAGTGCGGGTTCAAGGCGTTCGACAGGGCCGCCCTCCTGGAACTGATGCCGGTCGTGCAGGACCAGCACTGGTTCTGGGACACCGAGGTCCTCGTGAAGGCCCAGCGTCGCGGCATGCGCGTCAAGGAGTTCCCCGTCGACTGGGAGCCCAAGGGCGACACGAAGGTCGACCTCGTCCGGGACGTGTTCGGGATGGGGAGCCAGATCGTCCGGACCTGGTGGGAGCTGTCGGTGTCGCCGCGCGTGAACCGCCGCGTCGGCATCGTCGCCGGGACGCTCCTGACGCTCGTCGCTATCGGACTGATGCCGCTGTACCTCGACCCTGGAGAGGTGCTCGACAAGATGGCGGGCGCCGACCCGGCGCTCGTCGCGGCGTCGGCGGTCGTCTACCTGCTGTCCTGGCCGCTGCGTGGCGTCCGCTACCGCGACATCCTCTCGGAGATCGGGTACGACAGCGACGTCGGGTTCCTCACGGGCGCGATATTCATCTCCCAGACCGGGAACCTCGTGTTCCCCGCGCGCGCCGGCGACGCGGTCCGCGCGTACGTCGTCAAGGCCCGACGCGGCATTCCCTATCCGTCCGGGTTCGCGTCGCTCGCCGTCGAGCGCGTGTTCGACCTCCTCACCATCACGATGCTCGCGGGGTCGGTCCTGATTGCGCTCGTCGCGACGGGGAACGCGGCGGACCTCCAGGCGGCACTCGCGGGCGAGGCCGCGAGCGGCGACGTCGGACAGAGCGGACAGACCGCGGTCTACCTCGCGGCAGTCGTCGGCATCCTCGCGATCGGGTCGGTCGTCGCCATCGTCGCGTCGGCGCGGACGGACGGGAACCGCATCGAGGCGGCGCTCCAGTCGATCTCCTCGGACTCCTACGTCGGCTACGTCGCCGGCGTCCTCGAGCAGTTCGTCGGGGACATCCAGCGCGTCGCGAGCGACGGGCGGGCGTTCTCGGTGATCGCCGGGTCGAGCGTCGTCATCTGGACGCTGGACGTCCTCACCGCGGTGGTCGTGATGCGCGCGTTCGGCGGGTTCGACGTGCTCGCGCTCCCGTGGCTGCTCGCGGTCGCGTTCTTCGCGGTGAGCGTCGGGAACCTCGCGAAGGTACTCCCGCTCACGCCCGGTGGCGTCGGGCTCTACGAGGGCGCGTTCACGCTCCTCGTCGTCGCGCTGACGCCAGCGAGCGTCGGTGCGGAGGTGGCACTCGCCGTCGCGGTCGTCGACCACTTCGTGAAGAACGTCGTGACGGTCGTCGGCGGCCTCGGGTCGATGCTCGTCCTGAACGTCTCGCTGACGGAAGCGGTCGCGGAGAGCGCGGACGAGGTCGACCCCGCCGAGTCCGAACCCGCGAAACAGTAG
- the yjjX gene encoding inosine/xanthosine triphosphatase yields the protein MFVGVGSTNPVKRSATKAAIGEMPGLSVDAVDVDSGVPEQPRGHAQTVEGAISRARRAYDAGEFDLGVGIEGGIAEFDGVDGRFLVMWAAVTDGDRVETASGPALRLPDAVAERVDAGEELGPVMDDAYGRESVATQEGAAGILTGNVVSRTDALETAVAGALGPFVTDAY from the coding sequence ATGTTCGTCGGCGTCGGCTCGACCAATCCCGTGAAGCGTTCAGCCACCAAAGCCGCCATCGGCGAGATGCCGGGGCTGTCCGTCGACGCCGTCGACGTCGACAGCGGCGTCCCCGAGCAACCCCGCGGCCACGCTCAGACCGTCGAGGGTGCCATCTCGCGCGCTCGTCGAGCGTACGACGCCGGCGAGTTCGACCTCGGCGTCGGCATCGAAGGCGGGATCGCCGAGTTCGACGGTGTCGACGGCCGCTTCCTCGTCATGTGGGCGGCCGTCACCGACGGCGACCGCGTCGAGACCGCGAGCGGCCCCGCCCTTCGCCTCCCGGACGCGGTCGCCGAGCGCGTCGACGCCGGCGAGGAACTCGGCCCGGTCATGGACGACGCGTACGGTCGCGAGAGCGTCGCCACCCAGGAGGGCGCCGCCGGCATCCTCACCGGGAACGTCGTCTCGCGCACCGACGCGCTCGAGACCGCCGTCGCCGGTGCGCTCGGGCCGTTCGTCACCGACGCCTACTGA
- a CDS encoding transcription initiation factor IIB family protein: protein MTDARTRTRTRVASTEEESEKGEQVTCPECNGDVVTEGQETVCNMCGLVVDTDEVDRGPEWRAFDAQEKNEKSRVGAPTTNTMHDKGLSTNIDWRDKDAYGNSLDSRQREKMQRLRKWNERFRTRDSKERNLKQALGEIDRMASAVGLPDNVRETASVIYRRALDEDLLPGRSIEGVATSAVYAAARQAGVPRSLDEIGDVSRVEKNEVARTYRYVVRELGLQVAPADPESYVPRFASGLELSDEAEHRARSLLKTAKEKGVHSGKSPVGLAAAAVYAASLLTNEKTTQAAVSDVADISEVTIRNRYHELLEAEDTLGLA, encoded by the coding sequence ATGACAGACGCACGAACACGAACCAGAACGAGAGTCGCGAGCACGGAAGAGGAATCGGAGAAGGGCGAGCAGGTCACCTGCCCGGAGTGCAACGGTGACGTCGTCACAGAGGGTCAGGAGACGGTCTGCAACATGTGCGGACTCGTCGTCGACACCGACGAGGTCGACCGCGGCCCCGAGTGGCGCGCGTTCGACGCCCAGGAGAAGAACGAGAAGTCCCGCGTCGGCGCGCCCACGACGAACACGATGCACGACAAGGGGCTGTCGACGAACATCGACTGGCGGGACAAGGACGCCTACGGCAACTCGCTGGACTCCCGCCAGCGCGAGAAGATGCAGCGCCTCCGCAAGTGGAACGAGCGCTTCCGCACGCGCGACAGCAAGGAACGCAACCTCAAGCAGGCGCTCGGCGAGATCGACCGCATGGCGAGCGCGGTCGGCCTCCCGGACAACGTCCGCGAGACCGCCAGCGTCATCTACCGGCGCGCGCTCGACGAGGACCTCCTCCCGGGTCGCAGCATCGAGGGCGTCGCGACCTCCGCGGTGTACGCCGCCGCGCGCCAGGCCGGCGTCCCGCGCAGCCTCGACGAGATCGGCGACGTCTCGCGCGTCGAGAAGAACGAGGTCGCGCGCACGTACCGTTACGTCGTCCGCGAACTCGGCCTCCAGGTCGCGCCCGCGGACCCCGAGAGCTACGTGCCGCGGTTCGCGAGCGGTCTCGAACTCAGCGACGAGGCCGAGCACCGCGCGCGCTCGCTCCTCAAGACCGCCAAGGAGAAGGGCGTTCACTCCGGGAAGTCGCCGGTCGGCCTCGCCGCCGCCGCCGTCTACGCCGCGAGCCTCCTGACCAACGAGAAGACGACGCAGGCCGCCGTATCCGACGTCGCCGACATCTCCGAGGTCACCATCCGGAACCGCTACCACGAGCTCCTCGAAGCCGAGGACACGCTCGGACTCGCCTGA
- a CDS encoding type I 3-dehydroquinate dehydratase, whose amino-acid sequence MDFESFVLCAATDDLADAASAVAREHADAIEYRMDAVDAAADAGAVSPSVTALAEYDGDLPVVATNRAAWEGGEAAPDVPPSEQDAVDETRARNRLESLAAAASVDAVAAVDVELASLAAGSPGVDTVLAEARANDVAVIASSHDFERTPSRAAMRETLATGLEHADVAKLAVTAESTRDALDVLAVTSELADEPVATMAMGAVGRHTRAVAPVYGSKIGYAPVDPERATAPGQYDLATLAGLVADLR is encoded by the coding sequence ATGGACTTCGAGTCGTTCGTGCTGTGTGCGGCGACCGACGATCTCGCGGACGCCGCGTCGGCGGTGGCGCGCGAGCACGCGGACGCGATCGAGTACCGCATGGACGCGGTGGACGCGGCGGCGGACGCGGGAGCGGTGTCGCCGTCGGTGACGGCGCTCGCCGAGTACGACGGCGACCTGCCGGTGGTGGCGACGAACCGCGCGGCGTGGGAGGGCGGCGAAGCGGCGCCGGACGTGCCGCCGAGCGAGCAGGACGCGGTCGACGAGACGCGAGCGCGGAATCGCCTGGAGTCGCTCGCGGCGGCGGCGAGCGTCGACGCGGTCGCGGCGGTGGACGTCGAACTCGCGAGCCTCGCCGCCGGATCGCCCGGCGTCGACACCGTGCTCGCGGAAGCACGAGCGAACGACGTCGCGGTGATCGCGTCGAGTCACGACTTCGAGCGCACGCCGTCCCGAGCGGCGATGCGCGAGACGCTCGCCACCGGCCTCGAGCACGCGGACGTGGCGAAGCTCGCGGTGACCGCCGAATCCACGCGCGACGCCCTGGACGTGCTCGCGGTGACGAGCGAGCTCGCGGACGAACCAGTGGCGACGATGGCGATGGGCGCGGTCGGCCGGCACACGCGCGCCGTCGCACCCGTCTACGGGTCGAAAATCGGGTACGCGCCCGTCGACCCGGAGCGCGCGACCGCACCCGGCCAGTACGACCTCGCGACGCTCGCCGGCCTCGTCGCCGACCTCCGGTGA
- a CDS encoding zinc ribbon domain-containing protein has translation MLGTRVRAVAVGICSLLFPGLGQALLRRWVRALLFAGLFISTLAIFLPESAYVADPTFESVMRATESMSDWGTIAVTVVQFAAMMDAYVQALQTHQQPTDGPTCPRCGREIDPTHGFCHWCTYEFEEPTTE, from the coding sequence ATGCTCGGTACTCGGGTGCGCGCCGTCGCCGTCGGCATCTGCTCGCTGCTGTTCCCAGGCCTCGGCCAGGCACTCCTCCGCCGCTGGGTGCGCGCCCTCCTCTTCGCCGGCCTGTTCATCTCCACGCTCGCCATCTTCCTCCCCGAATCCGCGTACGTGGCCGACCCCACGTTCGAGTCCGTCATGCGCGCCACCGAAAGCATGTCCGACTGGGGCACCATCGCCGTCACCGTCGTCCAGTTCGCCGCCATGATGGACGCCTACGTCCAGGCCCTCCAGACCCACCAGCAACCCACCGACGGCCCCACCTGCCCCCGATGCGGCCGCGAGATCGACCCCACGCACGGCTTCTGTCACTGGTGCACCTACGAGTTCGAAGAACCAACGACAGAATAA
- a CDS encoding 3-dehydroquinate synthase II, with product MTREVWLKADDEVGDWDARRRRITAGLEAGVDWVVVDEADVGRVRELGEVNVAAFSADGDSTLVDDADESGVDRIEDAEGDDDEEGGDAIDVEPADAYLVGKGGEGDGTVSLPPDLSGSADLSTVRRGAADGSYVEIRGQEYEAFAEAAADAGEYTIVVGEDWTIIPLENLIARIGDETTLVAGVTTAEEARTAFETLELGADAVLLDSDDPDVVRETVAERDATEREQLDLTWAEVTSIEQTGSADRVCVDTASLMDDDEGMLVGSMSRGLVFVHAETAESPYVASRPFRVNAGAVHAYVRTPDGGTKYLSELGSGDEVQLVDVDGGTREAVVGRAKIERRPMFRVELERDGDRFETLLQNAETIKVQTREGRTAVTDLEPGDELLVYYEDTARHFGEAVDERIIEK from the coding sequence ATGACACGCGAAGTCTGGCTGAAGGCCGACGACGAGGTCGGCGACTGGGACGCTCGACGGCGTCGCATCACCGCCGGTCTCGAGGCCGGCGTGGACTGGGTGGTGGTCGACGAGGCCGACGTCGGGCGCGTCCGCGAACTCGGCGAGGTGAACGTCGCGGCGTTCAGCGCGGACGGCGACAGCACGCTCGTCGACGACGCCGACGAATCCGGCGTCGACCGCATCGAGGACGCAGAGGGCGACGACGACGAGGAGGGCGGCGACGCGATCGACGTCGAGCCCGCGGACGCGTACCTCGTCGGGAAGGGCGGCGAGGGCGACGGGACGGTGTCGCTCCCGCCGGACCTCTCCGGGTCGGCGGACCTGTCGACGGTACGGCGCGGTGCCGCGGACGGCTCGTACGTCGAGATCCGCGGACAGGAGTACGAGGCGTTCGCGGAGGCGGCCGCGGACGCTGGCGAGTACACGATCGTCGTCGGCGAGGACTGGACGATCATCCCCCTGGAGAACCTCATCGCGCGCATCGGCGACGAGACGACGCTGGTCGCTGGCGTGACGACCGCGGAGGAGGCGCGGACGGCGTTCGAGACGCTGGAACTCGGCGCGGACGCGGTCCTCCTGGACTCGGACGACCCGGACGTCGTCCGGGAGACGGTCGCGGAACGGGACGCGACCGAGCGCGAGCAACTGGACCTGACGTGGGCAGAGGTAACGAGTATCGAACAGACCGGGAGTGCGGACCGCGTCTGCGTGGATACGGCGTCGCTGATGGACGACGACGAGGGGATGCTCGTCGGGTCGATGAGTCGCGGGCTCGTGTTCGTGCACGCGGAGACCGCGGAGTCGCCGTACGTCGCGAGCCGGCCGTTCCGCGTGAACGCGGGCGCGGTGCACGCGTACGTGCGGACGCCCGACGGCGGCACGAAGTACTTGAGCGAACTCGGGTCGGGCGACGAGGTCCAGCTCGTCGACGTCGACGGCGGGACCCGAGAGGCCGTCGTAGGCCGCGCGAAGATCGAGCGCCGGCCGATGTTCCGCGTGGAACTGGAGCGCGACGGCGACCGGTTCGAGACCCTCCTCCAGAACGCGGAGACGATCAAGGTCCAGACGCGCGAGGGCCGGACGGCGGTCACGGACCTCGAGCCCGGCGACGAGCTCCTCGTGTACTACGAGGACACCGCGCGGCACTTCGGCGAAGCAGTTGATGAACGGATAATAGAGAAGTAG
- a CDS encoding trans-acting enoyl reductase family protein produces the protein MADDVLIYGSYGYTGELIAKQAAASSDLDPTVAGRNAEKVRSQASRLGLEGAVFSLSGGDDVASEIGDFDVVLNCAGPFSRTAEPMVDACIETGTHYLDITGEWQVFDALAQRSEEAADAGVMLLPGTGFDVVPSDCLAAHLVDRLPDAESITLALGGMGGLSRGTAMTMVEGFGDDGVVRENGELKRVPQAFDDREFEFSHGTRSAMTIPWGDVVTAYHSTGVGNVRVYSETHPDTISRLRTFRKLAPLVQTGPVQSLLKWLVDRRIDGPDDEQLREGSGEIYGEAENAAGERVVSHLETPNAYALTRDTALLCVRRVLDGDAPTGYQTPSTAYGKDLVLEVDGVERIDD, from the coding sequence ATGGCCGACGACGTCCTCATCTACGGATCTTACGGGTACACGGGCGAGTTGATAGCGAAGCAGGCGGCGGCGTCGAGCGACCTCGACCCGACCGTGGCCGGTCGGAACGCCGAGAAGGTTCGGTCGCAGGCGAGCCGATTGGGGCTGGAGGGCGCGGTGTTCTCGCTTTCGGGCGGCGACGACGTCGCGAGCGAGATCGGGGACTTCGACGTGGTCCTGAACTGCGCGGGCCCGTTCTCGCGGACGGCAGAGCCGATGGTGGACGCGTGCATCGAGACGGGCACGCACTACCTCGACATCACGGGCGAGTGGCAGGTCTTCGACGCGCTCGCGCAACGGAGCGAGGAAGCCGCGGACGCGGGCGTCATGCTCCTGCCGGGGACGGGATTCGACGTGGTGCCGTCGGACTGCCTGGCGGCGCACCTCGTCGACCGGCTGCCGGACGCCGAGTCGATCACGCTCGCGCTCGGCGGGATGGGCGGCCTGTCGCGGGGGACGGCGATGACGATGGTCGAGGGGTTCGGCGACGACGGCGTCGTCCGCGAGAACGGCGAGTTGAAGCGCGTCCCGCAGGCGTTCGACGACCGCGAGTTCGAGTTCTCGCACGGCACCCGGAGCGCGATGACGATCCCCTGGGGGGACGTGGTGACGGCCTACCACTCGACGGGCGTGGGGAACGTCCGCGTGTACTCGGAGACGCACCCGGACACGATCTCTCGCCTCCGGACGTTCCGCAAGCTCGCACCGCTCGTGCAGACGGGGCCGGTGCAGTCGCTCCTGAAGTGGCTCGTCGACCGCCGAATCGACGGCCCGGACGACGAGCAACTCCGCGAGGGTAGCGGCGAGATCTACGGCGAAGCCGAGAACGCAGCCGGCGAGCGCGTCGTCTCGCACCTCGAGACCCCGAACGCGTACGCGCTCACTCGCGACACCGCCCTGCTGTGCGTGCGTCGCGTCCTCGACGGCGACGCCCCCACCGGCTACCAGACGCCGTCGACCGCGTACGGGAAGGACCTCGTGCTCGAGGTCGACGGCGTCGAGCGAATCGACGACTGA
- a CDS encoding carboxypeptidase M32, with translation MDTDASVATETPAAYEEFLETVTRYKNLGYARGVLSWDQEVMMPEAGTPARSRQTAALSAVSHELLTSDELGEQLDALADADLTDEQAAVVREVSRERERATSVPTELVEEISQKTSEAHPTWKEARAEDDFSTFAPALAELVELKREYANHIAPEKDPYETLFEEYEPYLGLETAERVLDRLKEELPPLVDAVRDSDADLAVDSFDDTYDTDDQMAFVRAVLDELGYDWDRGRLDEAPHPFSSGTQYDARVTTRFDEEDPLGATYSTVHEFGHASYTQGLPDEHYGTPLGEARDLTVHESQSRLWENHVGRSKAFWQYFLPELKAHFDGLDDVTVEDAYEAANQVYEDNLIRVEADELTYHMHVVVRFEIERDLISGDLDVEDVPEAWNDKYEQYLGIRPETDAEGCLQDIHWSHGSFGYFSTYSLGSVLAAQLYAAAEDDLDDLDAKLREGEFDPLMEWLNEHVHRHGKRYETDDLVEHATGEPYTADYFLDYVTEKYEDLYDLA, from the coding sequence ATGGATACGGACGCTTCTGTGGCGACGGAGACGCCGGCCGCGTACGAGGAGTTCCTCGAGACGGTCACGCGATACAAGAACCTCGGGTACGCGAGGGGAGTGCTGTCGTGGGACCAGGAGGTCATGATGCCCGAGGCGGGGACGCCGGCGCGGTCCCGGCAGACCGCCGCGCTGTCGGCCGTGAGTCACGAACTGCTGACGAGCGACGAGCTCGGCGAGCAGCTCGACGCGCTCGCGGACGCGGACCTGACCGACGAGCAGGCGGCGGTCGTCCGCGAGGTGTCCCGCGAGCGCGAGCGAGCGACGAGCGTCCCGACCGAGCTCGTCGAGGAGATCAGTCAGAAGACGAGCGAGGCGCACCCGACGTGGAAGGAGGCGAGGGCCGAGGACGACTTCTCGACGTTCGCGCCCGCGCTGGCGGAGCTCGTCGAACTGAAGCGCGAGTACGCGAATCACATCGCGCCCGAGAAGGACCCCTACGAGACGCTGTTCGAGGAGTACGAACCGTACCTCGGACTCGAGACGGCCGAGCGCGTACTCGACCGCCTCAAGGAGGAGCTCCCGCCGCTCGTCGACGCGGTCCGCGACAGCGACGCCGACCTGGCGGTCGATTCGTTCGACGACACCTACGACACCGACGACCAGATGGCGTTCGTGCGTGCGGTCCTGGACGAACTCGGCTACGACTGGGACCGCGGACGGCTCGACGAGGCCCCGCATCCGTTCTCGTCGGGCACGCAGTACGACGCGCGCGTCACGACGCGATTCGACGAGGAGGACCCGCTCGGCGCGACGTACTCGACGGTCCACGAGTTCGGGCACGCGTCGTACACGCAGGGACTCCCCGACGAGCACTACGGGACGCCGCTGGGCGAAGCCCGCGACCTGACCGTCCACGAGTCCCAGAGTCGCCTCTGGGAGAACCACGTCGGCCGCTCGAAGGCGTTCTGGCAGTACTTCCTCCCGGAACTCAAGGCGCACTTCGACGGGCTGGACGACGTCACCGTCGAGGACGCCTACGAGGCCGCGAACCAGGTGTACGAGGACAACCTCATTCGCGTCGAAGCGGACGAGCTCACGTACCACATGCACGTCGTGGTGCGCTTCGAGATCGAACGCGACCTGATCTCGGGCGACCTCGACGTCGAGGACGTCCCGGAGGCCTGGAACGACAAGTACGAACAGTACCTCGGGATTCGTCCGGAGACGGACGCCGAGGGCTGCCTGCAGGACATCCACTGGAGTCACGGGAGCTTCGGGTACTTCTCGACGTACTCCCTGGGGAGCGTCCTCGCCGCGCAGCTGTACGCCGCCGCCGAGGACGACCTCGACGACCTCGACGCGAAGCTCCGCGAGGGCGAGTTCGACCCCCTCATGGAGTGGCTGAACGAGCACGTCCACCGGCACGGGAAGCGCTACGAGACCGACGACCTCGTCGAACACGCGACCGGCGAACCCTACACGGCCGACTACTTCCTCGACTACGTCACCGAGAAGTACGAGGACCTGTACGACCTCGCGTAG